A single genomic interval of Alistipes provencensis harbors:
- a CDS encoding SusC/RagA family TonB-linked outer membrane protein encodes MKNFDFLFVSKLKRPAVTVLATLAALLLTTSLQAQQRLTVSGVVTDAASGEPIIGVSVIVASTYKGTTTGVNGDFMLTNVSAKDSLIFQHLNYTRQVLPVNGRTKIDAKLSVSAVEIEEVVAVGYGYVPRSNLTSSIAVISEKDINKTPVSSIEQALQGNATGVLVITASGEPGSEVAMRIRGGTSISGDTSPLVVIDNIPSDQTALSLLNPNDVAGIEILKDAAATAIYGSRGANGVVMVTTRSGQVGKPSLSVNAEYGLSTPRYRIEMMNSQQFAEYDNFARMMWGVNSFNTLRPDTLTTNDYQKRLLRDIAQRHNYTVSLQGGSKDMRYYISGGWLSEEGILRHSSNERLSFSTKFNINLSPRLHLDVKASLSRQQTEKISSGDSGATLRMLMQKPTNTVNGTDLGDGTYIDEETGEIKSINTEAAKALNSNQWNKRTTAELNAVFRWDIDKRKYWSFNSTAGYKYNNSNDYAYVLRSIYSTESHIDKNNKATRKTSQGITWSNENFINFSRTFSKKHYLMWTLGQSWQRQESDGFDVDVTRFDTDYFMWNSLGAGAYIGVPGSSYKAVNHLSFFTRAIYTYNERFTATFSLRADGSSRFGEDSRYGYFPAASVSWKMTKEKWLKNVKWISELKPRFSVGVTGNDRIGEYKSPTMLSSNKVLVNGQSYNGTTISQIGNPNLQWETTHEYNGGLDVGLFQNRIRFSVDAYYKKTYNLLYNYRLPQTTGYSQVSANVGNIDNKGVEFEIHTRNIEHRNFSWNTDFNIGWNKSTITDLGGNDHVVLYHMGNGVNQDITFLEIGQPLGIIKGYETSIYKSWDEVYADDAVWVEDPLNIQTRPGMIKYIDQNGDGVINDQDKVVLGQALPNVMGGFTNTFNYKNWSLTVFFNYALGGKIINTNVTKLDLYQAGNNNAYADGLGAWRPANPITGDQGWMGGSKPLPSSQQSPSTARLYTQNVIDRWVEDGSYLRLKTLSLTYTVPQKISRKIGMQRLMLSLKAMNLWTWTKYRGFDPEMSSSVGTSNSTLGIDRSSYPASKTFTFNVNITF; translated from the coding sequence ATGAAAAACTTTGACTTTTTATTCGTATCGAAACTGAAGCGCCCGGCAGTGACCGTGCTGGCCACCCTCGCCGCACTCCTGCTGACGACCTCGCTTCAGGCACAACAGCGCCTCACCGTCTCGGGCGTTGTCACCGACGCCGCATCGGGCGAACCGATCATCGGCGTATCGGTCATCGTCGCCAGCACCTACAAGGGTACGACGACGGGCGTCAACGGCGATTTCATGCTGACCAACGTCTCGGCCAAAGATTCGCTGATATTCCAGCACCTCAATTACACACGTCAGGTTCTCCCGGTCAACGGACGCACGAAGATCGACGCCAAGCTCTCGGTCTCGGCCGTTGAGATCGAGGAGGTCGTGGCCGTCGGCTACGGCTACGTCCCGCGCAGCAACCTCACCAGTTCGATCGCGGTGATCAGTGAAAAGGACATCAACAAGACCCCCGTATCGTCGATCGAGCAGGCCCTTCAGGGCAATGCGACGGGCGTACTGGTCATCACCGCGTCCGGCGAGCCGGGCAGCGAAGTGGCCATGCGCATCCGCGGCGGCACCTCCATCTCGGGCGACACCAGTCCGCTGGTGGTGATCGACAACATCCCCTCGGACCAGACCGCCCTGTCGCTGCTCAACCCCAACGACGTTGCCGGCATCGAGATTCTGAAGGACGCCGCCGCTACGGCCATCTACGGTTCGCGCGGTGCCAATGGTGTGGTGATGGTCACCACCCGCAGCGGTCAGGTCGGTAAGCCCAGCCTTTCGGTCAACGCCGAATACGGACTCTCGACCCCGCGTTACCGCATCGAGATGATGAACAGCCAGCAGTTTGCCGAATACGACAACTTCGCCCGCATGATGTGGGGCGTGAACAGTTTCAACACGCTGCGTCCCGATACGCTCACCACAAACGATTACCAGAAACGCCTGCTGCGCGACATTGCCCAGCGACACAATTACACGGTTTCGCTGCAGGGCGGATCGAAAGACATGCGTTATTACATCTCGGGCGGCTGGCTCAGCGAAGAGGGTATCCTGCGCCACTCGAGCAACGAGCGCCTGAGCTTCTCGACCAAGTTCAACATAAATCTTTCCCCACGTCTGCATCTTGACGTCAAAGCTTCGCTCAGCCGTCAGCAGACCGAAAAGATCAGCTCCGGCGACTCCGGCGCCACGCTGCGTATGCTGATGCAGAAACCCACCAACACAGTCAACGGCACGGACCTCGGCGACGGCACCTATATCGATGAAGAAACCGGCGAGATCAAGAGTATTAACACCGAAGCCGCCAAGGCCCTGAACTCGAACCAGTGGAACAAACGCACGACGGCCGAACTCAACGCCGTCTTCCGCTGGGACATCGACAAGCGGAAATACTGGTCCTTCAACTCCACGGCCGGCTACAAATACAACAACAGCAACGACTACGCCTATGTTCTGCGGTCGATTTACAGCACCGAATCGCATATCGACAAGAACAACAAGGCGACGCGCAAAACGTCGCAGGGCATTACATGGAGCAACGAAAACTTCATCAACTTCTCCCGGACATTCAGCAAGAAGCACTATCTGATGTGGACCCTCGGCCAGAGTTGGCAGCGTCAGGAATCGGACGGCTTCGACGTCGACGTTACGCGTTTCGACACCGACTATTTCATGTGGAACAGCCTCGGAGCAGGCGCCTATATCGGCGTTCCCGGATCGAGCTACAAAGCGGTCAACCACTTGTCGTTCTTCACACGCGCCATCTACACCTATAACGAACGTTTCACGGCGACCTTCTCGCTGCGTGCCGACGGATCGTCGCGTTTCGGCGAGGACAGCCGCTACGGTTATTTCCCCGCAGCTTCGGTTTCTTGGAAAATGACCAAGGAAAAGTGGCTTAAAAACGTGAAATGGATTTCCGAACTGAAACCCCGTTTCAGCGTCGGTGTGACGGGTAACGACCGCATCGGCGAATACAAATCGCCGACGATGCTCTCCTCGAACAAAGTGCTGGTCAACGGGCAGTCCTATAACGGTACAACCATCTCGCAGATCGGCAACCCCAACCTGCAATGGGAGACCACCCACGAATACAACGGCGGTCTGGACGTGGGACTGTTCCAAAACCGTATCCGTTTCTCGGTGGACGCCTACTATAAGAAGACCTACAACCTGCTCTACAACTACCGTCTGCCGCAGACGACGGGTTATTCGCAGGTTTCGGCCAATGTCGGCAACATCGACAACAAGGGCGTCGAATTCGAGATCCACACCCGCAACATCGAGCACCGCAATTTCAGCTGGAACACCGACTTCAACATCGGCTGGAACAAAAGTACGATCACCGATTTGGGAGGTAACGACCACGTCGTGCTTTACCACATGGGCAACGGTGTGAACCAAGACATCACCTTCCTGGAAATCGGACAGCCGCTGGGCATCATCAAGGGTTACGAGACCTCGATCTACAAAAGCTGGGACGAAGTCTACGCTGACGATGCCGTCTGGGTCGAGGATCCGCTCAACATCCAGACCCGCCCGGGCATGATCAAATACATCGACCAGAACGGTGACGGCGTGATCAACGATCAGGACAAAGTCGTGCTGGGCCAGGCCCTTCCGAACGTCATGGGTGGTTTCACCAACACGTTCAACTACAAGAACTGGTCGCTGACCGTCTTCTTCAACTACGCCCTCGGTGGTAAGATCATCAACACGAACGTCACCAAGCTCGACCTGTACCAAGCCGGCAACAACAACGCCTATGCCGACGGACTCGGCGCATGGCGTCCCGCGAACCCGATCACGGGCGACCAAGGCTGGATGGGCGGAAGCAAACCGCTGCCTTCATCGCAGCAATCGCCCTCCACGGCGCGCCTCTACACCCAAAACGTCATCGACCGCTGGGTCGAAGACGGTTCGTACCTGCGTTTGAAGACCCTCTCGCTTACCTACACCGTGCCGCAGAAGATTTCGCGTAAGATCGGCATGCAGCGTCTGATGCTCTCGCTCAAGGCCATGAACCTTTGGACGTGGACCAAATACCGCGGATTCGACCCTGAGATGAGCAGTTCGGTGGGAACGTCGAATTCGACCCTTGGCATCGATCGAAGCAGCTATCCGGCATCCAAGACCTTCACCTTCAATGTCAACATCACTTTCTAA
- a CDS encoding glycoside hydrolase family 2 protein, protein MKKYGLLFILILLCAPTAPAQTRHADLGLNGPWEYGIDRNYTGTTLVPGVPMDATRYTEGRLWYRREVTLPDGTWNAAVLELKGARFRPEVYIDGQRISSQEGGMIRSLYDLRHESLKPGNRITLEISLASLADVPPADASFIPKVDQWRSNCSSSLWDDVVLHLYADALTDRVLTDCDPEAGRATLRYRIRGTGAASARITVTESQKELLTRTGPALPGENEVAFDYRGLLREWSPENPTLYGLRVELLDERGETLSDWQQSLGLRRAAVTGKQFTLNGRPLKLRGGTVVWHRWMRDAEGREVGYDTLWFRDNIVRRLKEHGANLLRFHLGVPPERLLDLCDRYGLAVQYEWNFFHGMPASRESLMDQYPKWFDLAARHPSILLYHPYNETEGEQLKTAWSALDEIVPAYPPLILEDRDVMHIHKYWWSLFENLGLYYDSADQFPKAIMVDEFGGNYLDGNGEMGGYPSIRESYMRFLGRNHTAAERLHHLDRACGKVSEYWRRIGAAGVAPFTIASSYADGNHWFMGPLRDGTPKNVWNALTVLWSPQAVSMDIWDCNFTPGQEITLPLHFFNDTDRRSTLTARVEITDAFSRRSFAKTIECRVEPYDKRIAECRLEMPAVCGDYILRTTLLNPTEEVKYPVVSEWDIRVLEAEVPAPVAEAALYIPAAETELLAMAHRLGLRTVPDPVKADLLLLGRASWEGLNDCRRTIEKAVARGAGVVMLDIGERYLGQGYPAEDGQLGPLQGVARVTDPKITHYDLFGGLSLTCTEAAEPESHIHPDSVHTELWRHLTPRHTALWNGLRGGLIVPAADFDVQGLSREAFSAQWSRRGADVGRMEQGDYYAYELCGFFAFDARPDNKEVIRELRRKMEFLVEDAPALAMSINPKAPVRITDLGSGYRNSAQGSAAELVPLAAAGKNLTRTPVLRIGFGDGKGCLLLSGLLTAGRLDPSRTPEAIPSPIKYDEAAVQMVINLIKNALENSAGSGNSKR, encoded by the coding sequence ATGAAAAAATACGGACTCCTCTTTATTCTGATTCTCCTCTGCGCCCCGACAGCCCCGGCACAGACCCGCCATGCCGACCTCGGACTGAACGGCCCGTGGGAATACGGCATCGACCGCAACTACACCGGAACGACGCTGGTTCCGGGTGTCCCGATGGACGCCACACGCTACACCGAAGGACGCCTCTGGTACCGCCGCGAGGTCACGCTGCCCGACGGAACGTGGAACGCCGCCGTACTCGAACTCAAAGGCGCCCGCTTCCGCCCCGAGGTCTACATCGACGGACAAAGGATCTCGTCGCAGGAGGGCGGCATGATCCGCTCGCTGTACGACCTGCGCCACGAGTCGCTGAAACCCGGCAACCGCATCACGCTCGAAATATCGCTCGCTTCGCTGGCCGATGTTCCGCCCGCCGACGCCTCGTTCATTCCCAAGGTGGACCAGTGGCGGAGCAACTGTTCCTCATCGCTCTGGGACGACGTCGTGCTGCACCTCTATGCCGACGCCCTTACCGACCGGGTGCTTACCGACTGCGACCCGGAAGCCGGGCGCGCAACGCTCCGCTACCGCATCCGCGGCACGGGCGCCGCATCGGCCCGTATCACGGTGACAGAGAGCCAAAAAGAACTCCTGACCCGGACGGGCCCCGCCCTGCCGGGCGAGAACGAGGTCGCGTTCGACTACCGGGGTCTGCTCCGGGAATGGTCGCCCGAAAATCCCACCCTCTACGGCCTCCGCGTGGAACTGCTCGACGAACGCGGGGAGACGCTCTCCGACTGGCAGCAGTCATTGGGACTGCGCCGTGCCGCCGTGACCGGCAAACAATTCACCCTCAACGGCCGGCCGCTTAAACTCCGCGGCGGCACGGTCGTCTGGCACCGCTGGATGCGCGACGCCGAGGGCCGCGAAGTGGGTTACGACACCCTTTGGTTCCGCGACAACATCGTCCGCCGGCTGAAAGAGCATGGCGCCAACCTGCTGCGGTTCCACCTCGGCGTGCCGCCCGAGCGGTTGCTGGACCTCTGCGACCGGTACGGACTGGCCGTGCAGTACGAGTGGAACTTCTTCCACGGCATGCCCGCCTCGCGCGAAAGCCTGATGGATCAGTATCCCAAGTGGTTCGATCTGGCAGCCCGCCACCCCTCCATTCTCCTCTACCATCCCTACAACGAGACCGAGGGCGAACAGTTGAAGACCGCATGGAGCGCCCTCGACGAGATCGTCCCGGCCTACCCGCCGCTCATCCTCGAAGACCGCGACGTGATGCATATCCATAAATATTGGTGGAGTCTGTTCGAGAATCTCGGGCTCTACTACGACTCCGCCGACCAGTTCCCCAAGGCGATCATGGTCGACGAATTCGGCGGCAACTACCTCGACGGCAACGGTGAAATGGGCGGTTACCCCTCCATCCGCGAGAGCTACATGCGCTTCTTAGGCCGCAACCACACCGCCGCCGAGCGGCTTCACCACCTCGACCGTGCATGCGGCAAGGTATCCGAATACTGGCGGAGGATCGGTGCAGCGGGCGTCGCTCCGTTCACCATCGCCAGCAGCTACGCCGACGGCAACCACTGGTTCATGGGGCCGCTGCGCGACGGCACGCCCAAAAACGTCTGGAATGCCCTAACAGTGCTTTGGTCGCCGCAGGCCGTCAGCATGGACATCTGGGACTGCAACTTCACCCCCGGACAGGAAATCACCCTCCCGCTCCATTTCTTCAACGACACCGACCGCCGCTCGACCCTCACGGCCCGCGTGGAGATCACCGACGCCTTCTCGCGGCGAAGCTTCGCCAAGACCATAGAATGCCGCGTAGAGCCCTATGACAAACGGATCGCCGAGTGCCGGCTCGAAATGCCCGCCGTGTGCGGCGACTACATTCTCCGCACCACGCTGCTAAACCCCACCGAAGAGGTGAAATACCCCGTCGTTTCGGAATGGGACATCCGCGTCCTCGAAGCCGAAGTTCCGGCCCCGGTGGCCGAAGCCGCCCTCTACATCCCCGCCGCCGAGACCGAGCTGCTCGCCATGGCGCACCGGCTGGGCCTGCGCACCGTCCCCGACCCCGTGAAAGCCGACCTTTTATTATTGGGCCGCGCCAGCTGGGAAGGGCTGAACGACTGCCGCCGGACGATCGAAAAGGCCGTCGCCCGGGGCGCAGGCGTCGTGATGCTCGACATCGGCGAACGCTACCTCGGGCAGGGCTACCCCGCCGAGGACGGCCAACTGGGGCCCCTACAGGGCGTAGCTCGTGTGACCGATCCTAAAATAACACACTACGACCTCTTCGGCGGGCTGTCGCTCACCTGCACCGAGGCGGCCGAACCCGAAAGCCACATCCATCCCGATTCCGTCCATACGGAGCTGTGGCGCCACCTGACGCCCCGCCACACGGCCCTCTGGAACGGGCTCCGGGGCGGACTGATCGTTCCCGCCGCCGATTTCGACGTGCAGGGGCTGAGCCGCGAAGCTTTCTCGGCACAATGGAGCCGCCGGGGCGCCGATGTCGGACGCATGGAACAGGGTGACTACTACGCCTACGAACTCTGCGGATTCTTCGCCTTCGACGCCCGGCCCGACAACAAAGAAGTGATACGCGAACTGCGCCGCAAGATGGAGTTTCTGGTCGAGGACGCCCCGGCACTGGCCATGTCAATCAACCCCAAAGCCCCGGTCCGCATCACCGACCTCGGCAGCGGCTATCGCAACTCGGCCCAAGGCAGCGCCGCAGAACTGGTGCCGCTGGCCGCCGCCGGGAAGAACCTCACGCGAACTCCCGTGCTGAGGATCGGATTCGGCGACGGCAAAGGCTGCCTGCTGCTTTCGGGACTGCTCACCGCAGGACGGCTCGACCCCTCGCGCACCCCGGAGGCTATTCCCAGCCCCATCAAATACGACGAAGCCGCCGTGCAGATGGTCATCAACCTGATCAAGAACGCCTTGGAAAACTCGGCCGGCAGTGGGAACAGCAAACGCTGA
- a CDS encoding hybrid sensor histidine kinase/response regulator transcription factor, whose translation MTHLFFRTLLILSCLAAGVFRAWAERVIVPVEGGPVGNSITALLQDDDGFMWVGTISGLMRYDMYSYRYFGDSDGLPVSRTMIRCLTRDDKGRVWIGTENGAVVYDPVQERFRRIGGRIAAVPVKTITRTSRGTMLLTVGEGVAVVDPSSLEYRFIAGENLNNILAITTDAGGDIWGWSHGQLSRFDFSDDAMSPRIDSRPFAYDVRAMAVDSRGRLWFNDRRRLMTVPLPVGEAQIPPPTVVRSGVDVRSIHIDGDDAVVTSSYDGIHLFRIAEDGKPVPDGVMWVDPESPSEVCNSVLCMERDRDGNYWFGTVDGIYVGCERPREIFHNMSAADAGGLIHNVVSDVCPGPDGAVWAATSGGLDRIRRVTPGRYAVEHFIPGQPAESGELSDSRLQTLAFDSRGTMWLGTKRMLLFFDPQSRRFFERGEVTGLLARYGALFSKELRCDSRGNVWMGFIYGGLFVYDAAAERCRTVRFAGTDLYDASPQAVLEDSGGNIWIGTKSRGLLCFRPDEAVREGDTLRVERYDTYFLQDRALAGFVSINALYAAVDGTVYAGTSHGLYRYDAVLDRFEACPLNAFGEEVWVLDIIADADGALWISTMQGVYRYMPGAGQAPFYELSGGAFARLDYNLGSCLDADGTLFLGGINGITWFDPRQVERPDEAAKVYVSGVSVLNRDIVPDGVHLESNINRSHRLTLNYDDYQLSLDFTTLTFAPEGRERFYYRIDGTTPDWIPIGETNRLSFSNLARGEYMLRVKAADASGVLGEGSTDILITVLPPWWLTWWAYCIYGALALLLAAAVVWVILIRYRAAQQVRMVQYKQQLFINLTHGLKTPLTMMQVPLQLMSDSGEPLSDEARRGLLAMVSANVRKLSNTVRQLMEFRKIDQNRVSMNLAEVDIVEYVRRICDYFRALFESKGLKLRCDLPGETIVMTFDPEKIELALYNLLQNAYTFTHTGGEVSVGLRCNGRTVCIAVHDTGIGIRSEYLDKIFLRFWQVHESDTMPPLGAGIGLAVAREFVEMHNGRIEVESRYGAGSTFTICLPLEARYKAEQYYIHKSTQTDEEQILPVYTKQYAESDVYVGNDPGIDESKPNTVYVVAGGGDITGLVRMVLSDYNVLHYNNVEDALRAVRERRPQLILIDIVVYDREEGLALCRRLKGSKQTDDIPVVLLTADNTPEDARIFCEVGVDSWMEKPFDVELFRARVRQLVSRHVDLQQKLKIGQILGKREDIVVESADEKFMSRVTEIIEQNIPNEEFSLEVFAREMRVSRSVLNMRIQSIVGKSPMELLRNARMQRAAQLLATNAYDVAQVGYMVGFSDPRYFSTSFKKQFGESPRAYMQNHHSA comes from the coding sequence ATGACGCATCTGTTTTTCCGAACTCTTCTGATCCTGTCCTGTTTGGCCGCCGGGGTTTTCCGGGCATGGGCCGAACGGGTCATCGTACCCGTGGAGGGAGGCCCGGTCGGGAACTCGATCACCGCGCTGCTGCAGGACGACGACGGGTTCATGTGGGTGGGGACTATCTCCGGCCTGATGCGTTACGACATGTATTCCTACCGCTATTTCGGCGACAGCGACGGACTGCCCGTCTCGCGGACGATGATCCGCTGCCTGACCCGCGACGACAAAGGCCGGGTCTGGATCGGTACGGAGAACGGTGCCGTCGTTTACGATCCCGTGCAGGAACGGTTCCGGCGCATCGGCGGCCGCATCGCCGCCGTTCCGGTGAAGACCATCACCCGAACCTCGCGGGGGACGATGCTGCTCACCGTGGGCGAGGGTGTCGCCGTGGTCGACCCTTCGTCGCTGGAGTACCGCTTCATCGCCGGGGAAAACCTGAACAACATACTTGCGATCACGACCGATGCCGGGGGTGACATCTGGGGCTGGAGCCACGGACAGTTGTCGCGTTTCGATTTTTCGGACGACGCGATGTCGCCGCGCATCGACAGCCGGCCTTTCGCGTACGATGTGCGTGCCATGGCGGTCGACTCGCGCGGAAGGCTATGGTTCAACGACCGGCGGCGTCTGATGACCGTGCCGCTGCCAGTCGGAGAGGCGCAAATCCCCCCCCCGACCGTGGTGCGGAGCGGCGTAGATGTCCGTTCGATCCATATTGACGGCGACGACGCGGTGGTCACGTCGTCTTACGACGGCATCCACCTGTTTCGTATCGCGGAGGACGGGAAGCCGGTCCCGGACGGCGTCATGTGGGTCGATCCCGAGTCGCCCAGCGAGGTCTGCAACAGCGTGCTGTGCATGGAGCGGGACCGGGACGGCAATTACTGGTTCGGGACTGTCGACGGTATCTATGTGGGCTGCGAACGTCCCCGCGAGATATTCCACAACATGTCCGCCGCCGATGCCGGAGGATTGATCCACAATGTCGTGTCGGATGTCTGCCCGGGTCCCGACGGTGCCGTCTGGGCGGCCACGTCGGGCGGACTGGACCGCATCCGGCGGGTGACGCCGGGGCGTTATGCCGTCGAACATTTTATTCCCGGGCAGCCTGCGGAAAGCGGTGAACTGAGCGATAGCCGCCTGCAGACGCTGGCTTTCGACAGCCGGGGAACGATGTGGCTCGGCACGAAGCGGATGCTGCTGTTCTTCGATCCGCAGAGCCGCCGTTTCTTCGAACGCGGAGAGGTGACCGGACTGCTGGCCCGCTACGGGGCGTTGTTCAGCAAGGAGCTGCGCTGCGACAGCCGCGGCAACGTCTGGATGGGCTTCATCTACGGCGGATTGTTCGTCTACGATGCCGCTGCGGAGCGTTGCCGGACGGTGCGGTTTGCCGGTACGGACCTCTACGATGCCAGTCCGCAGGCCGTTTTGGAGGATAGCGGCGGAAACATCTGGATCGGCACCAAATCCCGGGGGCTGTTGTGTTTCCGGCCCGACGAGGCCGTTCGGGAGGGCGACACGCTCCGCGTCGAACGTTACGATACCTATTTTTTACAGGATCGGGCGCTCGCCGGATTCGTCAGCATCAATGCACTCTACGCCGCGGTCGACGGAACGGTCTATGCCGGAACGTCGCACGGGCTGTACCGTTACGATGCCGTCCTCGACCGGTTCGAGGCATGTCCGCTCAATGCTTTCGGCGAGGAGGTCTGGGTGCTCGATATCATCGCCGACGCCGACGGCGCGCTGTGGATTTCGACTATGCAGGGCGTTTACCGTTATATGCCCGGGGCCGGGCAGGCGCCTTTCTACGAACTTTCGGGCGGTGCTTTCGCTCGCCTCGACTACAACCTCGGGAGCTGTCTCGATGCCGACGGAACGCTCTTCTTAGGGGGCATCAACGGTATCACTTGGTTCGACCCACGGCAGGTCGAACGGCCGGACGAGGCGGCAAAGGTCTATGTCTCGGGGGTCTCGGTGCTCAACCGGGACATCGTGCCCGACGGTGTCCACTTGGAGTCCAACATCAACCGTTCGCACCGGCTGACGCTCAATTACGACGATTACCAGCTTTCGCTCGACTTCACGACGCTGACCTTCGCCCCCGAAGGCCGCGAGCGGTTTTATTACCGGATCGACGGAACGACCCCCGACTGGATTCCGATCGGGGAGACCAACCGCCTTTCGTTCTCCAACCTCGCGCGCGGGGAATACATGCTGCGGGTCAAGGCGGCCGACGCCTCGGGCGTGCTGGGCGAAGGGTCTACCGATATTCTTATCACAGTGCTGCCGCCGTGGTGGCTGACGTGGTGGGCTTACTGCATCTACGGGGCGCTGGCGCTGCTGCTGGCAGCGGCCGTGGTGTGGGTGATCCTGATCCGTTACCGCGCGGCGCAGCAGGTGCGCATGGTGCAGTACAAGCAGCAGTTGTTCATCAACCTGACGCACGGGCTGAAAACCCCGCTGACGATGATGCAGGTCCCCCTGCAACTGATGTCGGACAGCGGTGAGCCGTTGAGCGACGAGGCCCGCCGGGGACTGCTGGCGATGGTGAGCGCCAATGTCAGAAAGCTCTCCAACACGGTCCGGCAGCTCATGGAGTTCCGCAAGATCGACCAGAACCGCGTGTCGATGAATCTGGCGGAGGTCGATATCGTGGAGTATGTGCGCCGTATCTGCGACTATTTCCGGGCCCTCTTCGAATCGAAGGGGCTGAAACTCCGCTGCGACCTTCCCGGGGAGACGATCGTGATGACCTTCGACCCCGAAAAGATCGAGCTGGCGCTCTACAACCTGTTGCAGAACGCCTATACCTTTACCCATACGGGCGGCGAGGTGAGCGTCGGCCTGCGCTGCAACGGCCGGACGGTCTGTATCGCCGTGCACGATACGGGTATCGGTATCCGGTCGGAATACCTCGACAAGATCTTCCTCCGCTTCTGGCAGGTGCATGAGTCGGACACGATGCCGCCGCTGGGTGCGGGTATCGGACTGGCCGTGGCCCGGGAGTTCGTCGAGATGCACAACGGCCGCATCGAGGTCGAAAGCCGTTACGGTGCCGGCAGTACCTTCACCATCTGCCTGCCGCTGGAGGCCCGTTACAAGGCCGAGCAATATTACATTCACAAGTCGACCCAGACGGACGAGGAGCAGATCCTGCCTGTCTATACCAAGCAGTACGCCGAGTCGGATGTCTATGTCGGGAACGACCCCGGCATCGACGAGTCGAAGCCCAACACGGTCTATGTCGTGGCCGGCGGCGGTGATATTACGGGGCTGGTGCGGATGGTGTTGTCGGATTACAATGTGCTGCATTACAACAACGTCGAGGATGCGCTGCGCGCCGTGCGCGAACGGCGGCCGCAACTGATCCTGATCGATATCGTGGTCTACGACCGCGAGGAGGGGCTTGCGCTCTGCCGGCGGCTCAAGGGTTCGAAACAGACCGACGACATTCCCGTCGTGCTGCTCACGGCGGACAATACGCCCGAGGATGCACGGATATTCTGCGAAGTGGGCGTGGATTCGTGGATGGAGAAACCTTTCGATGTGGAGTTGTTCCGGGCACGCGTCCGGCAACTGGTGAGCCGCCATGTCGATCTGCAACAGAAGCTCAAGATCGGGCAGATACTCGGCAAGCGCGAGGATATCGTCGTGGAATCCGCCGATGAAAAGTTCATGAGCCGAGTGACGGAGATCATCGAGCAGAACATTCCCAACGAGGAGTTTTCGCTGGAGGTTTTCGCCCGCGAAATGCGCGTATCGCGTTCGGTGCTGAACATGCGCATCCAGAGTATCGTGGGCAAGTCGCCGATGGAGCTGCTGCGCAACGCCCGCATGCAGCGTGCCGCCCAGTTGCTTGCGACCAATGCCTACGACGTGGCGCAGGTGGGTTACATGGTCGGTTTCTCGGACCCGCGCTATTTCTCGACCAGTTTCAAGAAACAGTTCGGGGAGAGCCCCCGGGCTTACATGCAAAATCACCATAGCGCCTGA